A window of Thunnus thynnus chromosome 17, fThuThy2.1, whole genome shotgun sequence contains these coding sequences:
- the LOC137168269 gene encoding uncharacterized protein — MSAEDQLYELIISWLDQREDFSRHLRELANDLESVNEKCNAGRMAGNSVTVLGGITMIGAGVATFLSAGAAAPLLGLAGAYTAVGSTVTLTSKLIEWWLERGTLEKAKKVSEDNKKLGEKIQRRIKEQIGEIRNSSDICATDNDVIECILRAIAKRNGIPWMEVIGVAKNLAPYIQSLMISIGVIQASQGGFNLETFIRDQAAGFARQTTIDALIVAGKGAVQVGGGIFTVALTLPNTIDNYKRAIENNNVTGPSEELKKAADELKRSTQNFREALNEIEKKMREMRRSRGWF; from the exons ATGTCAGCAGAGGATCAGCTGTACGAGCTCATCATTTCCTGGTTGGATCAGCGAGAAGATTTTAGTCGTCACCTGAGAGAATTAGCAAATGATCTTGAGTCTGTTAATGAGAAATGCAACGCTGGCCGTATGGCGGGAAACAGTGTTACAGTACTGGGTGGGATAACGATGATAGGGGCAGGTGTTGCCACCTTTTTAAgtgcaggagcagcagctccCCTCCTCGGACTTGCAGGAGCGTACACGGCAGTCGGGTCAACTGTGACTTTAACATCAAAACTAATTGAGTGGTGGTTAGAAAGAGGCACACTGGAAAAAGCAAAGAAGGTTTCTGAGGACAATAAAAAGCTTGGAGAGAAAATCCAAAGACGCATCAAAGAGCAGATAGGAGAAATCAGGAACAGCTCAGATATATGTGCGACAGATAATGATGTCATAGAGTGCATCCTTCGGGCCATTGCAAAACGAAATGGAATACCATGGATGGAGGTTATAGGGGTAGCAAAAAATTTGGCGCCTTACATCCAAAGCCTGATGATAAGCATAGGTGTGATACAGGCGAGTCAGGGCGGCTTCAACCTGGAAACCTTCATCAGGGATCAGGCTGCAGGGTTCGCCAGACAGACAACTATAGATGCCCTGATAGTAGCTGGGAAAGGCGCAGTACAG GTTGGGGGAGGAATCTTCACTGTGGCACTGACACTCCCGAATACCATCGACAACTACAAGAGGGCCATTGAAAATAACAATGTAACTGGACCGAGTGAAGAACTGAAGAAAGCAGCTGATGAGCTGAAGAGGTCGACTCAAAATTTCAGAGAAGCGCTGAATGAAATTGA GAAGAAGATGAGAGAGATGCGGCGCTCAAGAGGGTGGTTTTAA